Proteins from one Bacteroides zhangwenhongii genomic window:
- a CDS encoding efflux transporter outer membrane subunit, giving the protein MKRKKLYIAILLFAGILTSCKVGKSYVRPDLHLPDSLAQHQDSVSFGDQDWKDIYTDSTLRSLIERALDHNKDMLIAAARVKEMAAQKRISTAALLPDIKGKVTAERELENHGGEAFKRSDTFEAQFLVSWELDFWGNLRWARSASIAEYLQSVEAQRALRMTIVAEVAQAYYELVALDTELDIVKQTLKAREEGVRLARIRFAGGLTSETSYRQSQVELARTATLVPDLERKISLKENDIAFLAGEYPNKIARSRLLQEFKSPETLPIGLPSTLLERRPDIRQAEQKLIAANAKVGVAYTNMFPRLALTGGFGSESTSLSELLKSPYAVMEGALLTPIFGWGKNRAALKAKKAAYEAEVHNYEKSVLQAFKETRNAIVNFNKIKEVYELRANLERSAKSYMDLAQLQYINGVINYLDVLDAQRGYFDAQIGLSNAIRDELITVVQLYKALGGGWKQNP; this is encoded by the coding sequence ATGAAACGAAAGAAACTATATATTGCCATATTGTTATTTGCAGGAATATTGACTTCCTGCAAGGTAGGAAAAAGTTATGTCCGTCCCGATCTTCATCTACCCGACAGTTTGGCTCAACATCAGGACTCAGTTAGCTTTGGTGATCAGGACTGGAAAGATATTTATACGGATTCTACATTGAGAAGCTTGATAGAACGGGCATTGGATCATAATAAGGATATGCTGATAGCTGCTGCCCGTGTGAAAGAGATGGCTGCACAGAAGAGGATTTCTACGGCAGCATTGCTTCCTGATATAAAAGGGAAAGTGACGGCAGAGCGTGAACTCGAAAATCATGGAGGAGAGGCTTTTAAGAGGTCGGATACCTTTGAAGCGCAGTTTCTAGTTTCTTGGGAACTCGACTTTTGGGGAAATTTGCGTTGGGCGCGTTCGGCTAGCATTGCCGAGTATTTACAGTCAGTAGAGGCACAACGGGCACTCCGAATGACTATTGTAGCGGAGGTGGCACAGGCATATTATGAGTTGGTGGCTTTGGATACGGAATTGGATATCGTAAAACAAACCTTGAAAGCCCGTGAAGAAGGAGTCCGTTTGGCTCGTATCCGTTTTGCCGGAGGATTGACTTCGGAGACGTCGTACCGTCAGTCGCAGGTGGAATTGGCACGTACGGCAACTTTGGTTCCGGACTTGGAACGGAAGATTTCCTTGAAAGAGAATGATATAGCTTTTCTGGCAGGTGAATATCCAAACAAGATTGCCCGCTCACGTTTGCTTCAGGAGTTTAAGTCACCGGAAACGCTTCCTATCGGATTACCGTCCACTTTATTGGAACGTCGTCCCGACATCCGTCAGGCTGAACAAAAGCTGATTGCAGCCAATGCCAAAGTAGGGGTGGCTTATACGAATATGTTTCCGCGTCTTGCCCTGACAGGAGGATTTGGCTCGGAAAGCACGTCTCTATCGGAACTGTTGAAATCTCCTTATGCGGTTATGGAAGGGGCTTTATTGACTCCAATTTTTGGCTGGGGAAAGAACCGTGCCGCATTGAAAGCGAAAAAGGCGGCCTATGAAGCTGAAGTACACAATTATGAGAAGTCTGTATTGCAGGCTTTCAAAGAGACACGTAATGCGATAGTGAATTTCAACAAGATAAAAGAGGTATATGAGCTTCGTGCGAATCTGGAACGTTCAGCGAAGAGCTATATGGATCTTGCACAGCTTCAATACATTAACGGTGTCATTAATTATCTGGACGTGTTGGATGCGCAACGTGGATACTTCGATGCGCAGATCGGCTTGAGTAATGCGATTCGCGACGAATTGATAACTGTAGTACAACTTTATAAGGCTTTAGGTGGAGGTTGGAAACAAAATCCCTAA
- a CDS encoding diphosphate--fructose-6-phosphate 1-phosphotransferase, producing MTKSALQIARAAYQPKLPKALASGAVKAVAGTATESVADQEAIKALFPNTYGMPLITFEAGEAVALPAMNVGVILSGGQAPGGHNVISGLFDGIKKLNPENKLYGFILGPGGLVDHNYMELTADIIDEYRNTGGFDIIGSGRTKLEKEDQFEKGLEIIKKLGIKALVIIGGDDSNTNACVLAEYYAAKKYGVQVIGCPKTIDGDLKNDMIETSFGFDTACKTYAEVIGNIQRDCNSARKYWHFIKLMGRSASHIALECALQVQPNVCIISEEVEAKDMSLDDVVTYIAKVVAERAAQGHNFGTVLIPEGLVEFIPAMKRLIAELNDFLAANAEEFAQIKKSHQRDYIIRKLSPENSAIYASLPEGVARQLTLDRDPHGNVQVSLIETEKLLSEMVATKLAAWKEEGKYVGKFAAQHHFFGYEGRCAAPSNFDADYCYSLGYTASMLIANGKTGYMSSVRNTTAPAAEWIAGGVPITMMMNMERRHGEMKPVIQKALVKLDGAPFKAFAAQRDRWAIETDYVYPGPIQYFGPTEVCDQATKTLQLEQQK from the coding sequence ATGACTAAAAGTGCATTGCAAATCGCAAGGGCTGCTTATCAGCCCAAACTTCCAAAAGCATTGGCATCAGGAGCTGTTAAAGCAGTGGCAGGTACTGCTACTGAATCTGTAGCCGATCAGGAAGCTATCAAAGCTTTGTTCCCCAACACGTACGGAATGCCGTTGATTACATTTGAAGCCGGTGAAGCGGTAGCTCTTCCTGCTATGAATGTAGGTGTGATTCTTTCGGGTGGTCAAGCTCCCGGTGGACACAATGTGATTTCCGGTTTGTTTGACGGTATCAAGAAACTGAATCCGGAAAACAAATTGTATGGTTTCATCTTAGGCCCCGGTGGCTTGGTAGACCATAACTATATGGAGCTGACTGCTGACATCATCGACGAATATCGTAATACTGGTGGTTTCGATATTATCGGTTCCGGTCGTACGAAATTGGAGAAGGAAGATCAGTTTGAAAAAGGACTTGAGATTATCAAGAAACTCGGTATCAAAGCATTGGTTATCATTGGTGGTGACGACTCTAACACAAACGCTTGTGTTTTGGCTGAATACTATGCCGCCAAGAAGTATGGTGTACAGGTAATCGGTTGCCCGAAAACAATCGACGGTGACTTGAAGAACGATATGATTGAAACTTCTTTTGGTTTCGATACAGCTTGTAAGACTTATGCTGAAGTAATCGGTAACATCCAACGTGACTGTAACTCTGCACGTAAATATTGGCACTTCATCAAATTGATGGGTCGTTCGGCCTCTCACATTGCATTGGAATGCGCTTTGCAGGTACAACCGAACGTATGTATCATTTCAGAAGAAGTTGAAGCTAAGGATATGTCTTTGGATGACGTGGTAACATACATCGCTAAAGTAGTGGCAGAACGTGCCGCACAGGGACATAACTTCGGTACAGTATTGATTCCTGAAGGTTTGGTTGAGTTCATTCCGGCTATGAAACGTCTGATTGCTGAGCTGAATGACTTCCTGGCTGCTAATGCAGAAGAATTCGCTCAGATTAAAAAATCTCACCAGCGTGATTATATCATCCGCAAACTTTCTCCGGAGAACTCTGCTATCTATGCAAGTCTGCCGGAAGGTGTTGCCCGTCAGTTGACTTTGGACCGTGACCCTCACGGAAACGTTCAGGTATCATTGATCGAAACAGAAAAACTGTTGTCTGAAATGGTAGCTACGAAGTTGGCGGCTTGGAAAGAAGAAGGTAAGTATGTAGGTAAGTTTGCTGCTCAGCACCACTTCTTCGGTTACGAAGGACGTTGCGCTGCTCCGTCAAACTTCGATGCAGATTACTGCTATTCTTTGGGTTACACAGCTTCTATGCTGATTGCTAACGGTAAGACAGGTTATATGTCTTCTGTACGCAATACCACTGCTCCTGCTGCCGAATGGATTGCAGGTGGTGTGCCTATCACAATGATGATGAATATGGAACGCCGTCACGGTGAAATGAAACCGGTTATCCAGAAAGCATTGGTAAAACTGGATGGTGCTCCTTTCAAAGCATTTGCCGCACAACGTGACCGTTGGGCTATTGAAACGGATTATGTATATCCGGGTCCGATTCAGTACTTTGGTCCTACGGAAGTTTGCGACCAGGCAACAAAGACTTTGCAGTTGGAACAACAGAAATAA
- a CDS encoding glycoside hydrolase family 25 protein — translation MSSRNNPIAAVQKKKTVSATRKKGTASSKSSRAPKRVQMKTNHVMPVWLRNILAVLIVGCFSVAFYYFFIRPYAYRWKPCHGLKEYGVCIPDGYDVHGIDVSHYQGKIDWQKLRQNKETVTPLHFVFMKATEGGDHGDTTFSANFANARNHGFIRGAYHFYIPSTDALKQADFFIRTVKLDTGDLPPVLDVEVTGRKNKTELQQGIKRWLDRVEAYYGVKPILYTSYKFKTRYLDDSIFNAYPYWIAHYYVDSVKYQGKWDFWQHTDVGNVPGIEEEVDLNVFNGTLEDLKKLTIK, via the coding sequence TTGTCGTCACGTAATAATCCGATAGCTGCAGTTCAGAAGAAAAAGACGGTTTCCGCCACTCGAAAAAAGGGAACAGCTTCTTCTAAATCTTCCCGTGCCCCCAAAAGGGTGCAGATGAAGACGAACCATGTTATGCCTGTCTGGTTGCGTAATATTCTGGCAGTACTGATTGTGGGTTGTTTCTCTGTTGCTTTCTATTATTTCTTTATTCGCCCTTATGCTTATCGTTGGAAGCCTTGCCACGGATTAAAAGAATATGGAGTTTGTATTCCTGACGGCTACGATGTTCATGGAATTGATGTTTCCCATTATCAGGGAAAAATAGACTGGCAGAAACTTCGGCAAAACAAGGAGACGGTGACTCCTTTGCATTTTGTTTTTATGAAGGCGACAGAAGGAGGCGATCATGGTGACACTACTTTCTCGGCAAACTTTGCCAATGCGCGTAATCATGGATTTATACGTGGAGCTTATCATTTTTATATTCCGAGTACAGATGCTTTGAAGCAAGCCGACTTTTTTATTCGTACGGTAAAACTGGATACCGGAGATTTGCCCCCTGTGCTTGATGTAGAAGTGACCGGAAGAAAGAATAAGACAGAATTGCAGCAAGGTATCAAGCGCTGGCTCGACCGTGTGGAGGCTTATTATGGGGTAAAACCTATTCTTTATACTTCTTATAAATTTAAAACCCGTTATCTGGACGATTCTATCTTTAACGCATATCCTTATTGGATTGCCCACTATTATGTGGACTCTGTGAAATATCAAGGTAAATGGGATTTCTGGCAACATACGGATGTGGGAAATGTACCCGGCATTGAAGAAGAGGTGGATCTGAATGTCTTCAACGGTACATTGGAAGATCTCAAGAAGCTGACAATAAAATAG
- the lpdA gene encoding dihydrolipoyl dehydrogenase codes for MNFDIAIIGGGPAGYTAAERAGANGLKTVLFEKKAIGGVCLNEGCIPTKTLLYSAKILDSVKAASKYGVSAESPSFDLSKIMSRKDKTVKMLTGGVKMTVISYGVTIVEKEAFIEGEKDGQIHISCGGETYFVKYLLVCTGSDTVIPPIPGLSETAYWTSKEALEVKQLPKTLVIIGGGVIGMEFASFFNSMGVKVHVVEMMAEILGVMDKETSGMLRSEYTKRGVTFYLNTKVVEVNPHGVVIEKDGKTSTIEAEQLLLSVGRKANLSGVGLDKLNIELLRNGVKVDEHLLTSHPRVYACGDITGYSLLAHTAIREAEVAINHILGVEDRMNYECVPGVVYTNPEVAGVGKTEEELIKQGIPYRVSKLPMAYSGRFVAENEQGNGLCKLIQDEKGKIIGCHMLGNPVSELIVIAGIAIQKGYTVEEFQKTVFPHPTVGEIYHEIMF; via the coding sequence ATGAACTTTGATATAGCTATTATTGGTGGTGGCCCGGCCGGTTATACGGCTGCCGAACGGGCAGGTGCAAACGGATTGAAAACTGTTCTTTTCGAGAAAAAGGCAATAGGGGGAGTATGTCTGAATGAAGGATGTATTCCTACTAAGACTTTATTGTATTCTGCTAAAATACTGGATAGTGTTAAGGCTGCTTCCAAATATGGAGTTTCTGCTGAATCTCCTTCCTTTGATTTGTCTAAAATAATGAGCCGTAAAGATAAGACGGTGAAGATGTTGACAGGTGGTGTGAAGATGACTGTAATCTCTTATGGTGTGACGATTGTAGAGAAAGAGGCTTTCATAGAAGGGGAGAAGGACGGGCAGATTCACATCTCTTGCGGTGGTGAGACCTACTTTGTAAAATATCTGTTGGTGTGTACCGGTTCTGATACGGTAATACCTCCGATACCGGGATTATCGGAAACCGCTTATTGGACTTCCAAAGAGGCTTTGGAAGTAAAGCAGCTACCTAAGACTTTGGTTATTATAGGTGGCGGTGTAATAGGGATGGAATTTGCTTCTTTCTTTAATAGCATGGGCGTGAAAGTTCATGTAGTGGAAATGATGGCTGAAATTCTAGGGGTGATGGATAAGGAGACAAGTGGTATGCTTCGTTCCGAATATACCAAAAGAGGAGTTACTTTTTATTTGAATACGAAGGTGGTGGAGGTGAATCCTCATGGAGTGGTGATAGAGAAAGATGGAAAAACTTCGACTATTGAAGCCGAACAGCTATTGCTTAGCGTGGGGCGTAAAGCGAATCTCTCCGGTGTAGGATTGGATAAGCTGAATATCGAACTTCTGCGTAACGGAGTGAAAGTGGATGAACATTTGCTGACATCTCACCCTAGGGTGTATGCTTGCGGAGATATAACAGGTTATTCCCTGTTGGCACATACTGCCATTCGGGAAGCGGAAGTTGCTATCAATCATATTTTGGGAGTAGAAGACCGAATGAATTATGAGTGTGTTCCGGGTGTCGTCTATACTAATCCGGAAGTTGCAGGAGTAGGAAAGACAGAAGAAGAACTGATCAAACAGGGGATTCCTTATCGTGTTTCGAAGTTACCGATGGCTTATTCCGGACGATTTGTGGCGGAGAATGAGCAAGGCAACGGACTTTGTAAATTGATTCAGGACGAAAAAGGAAAAATCATAGGTTGTCATATGCTAGGGAATCCGGTATCGGAATTGATTGTGATAGCAGGAATTGCTATTCAAAAAGGTTATACCGTAGAAGAATTTCAGAAGACAGTATTTCCACATCCTACGGTCGGAGAGATTTATCATGAGATTATGTTTTGA
- a CDS encoding lipoate--protein ligase family protein: protein MIRCIYSPSTDIYFHLAAEEYLLKQGNEDVFMLWQDTPSVVIGKHQRLQAEVDREWVERKRIHIARRFSGGGAVYHDLGNVNLTFIEKASRFPDFTVYLQRTLDFLVAMGIMAKGDDRLGIYLNGLKISGSAQCVHKNRVLYHCTLLYDTDLTALNKALNPKSLFNEERNKERISSTYAVPSVRSEVTNIRRHLSRGSVDDFKEEAFRYFSRSQVVSSFSEEERRIINRLRKEKYMRDEWILKIP, encoded by the coding sequence ATGATTCGATGTATATATAGTCCGTCTACTGATATTTACTTCCATTTAGCGGCGGAAGAATACTTGCTGAAACAGGGAAACGAAGATGTTTTTATGCTTTGGCAGGATACTCCTTCTGTTGTGATAGGAAAACATCAACGCCTGCAGGCAGAGGTGGATCGGGAATGGGTAGAGCGGAAACGGATACATATAGCCCGTCGATTTTCGGGTGGAGGAGCAGTGTATCATGATTTGGGTAATGTCAATCTGACGTTTATTGAAAAAGCTTCGCGTTTTCCCGATTTTACCGTTTATCTTCAGCGGACACTGGATTTTCTGGTTGCTATGGGGATAATGGCAAAGGGGGACGATCGGTTGGGAATCTATCTGAATGGATTAAAAATATCGGGAAGTGCGCAGTGTGTACATAAAAACCGGGTTTTATATCATTGTACTTTGCTTTATGATACAGACCTCACCGCATTAAATAAGGCATTAAATCCTAAATCATTGTTTAATGAAGAGAGAAATAAAGAGAGAATATCTTCCACATACGCTGTTCCTTCGGTTCGGAGTGAAGTGACAAATATCCGTAGACACTTATCGAGGGGGAGCGTGGACGATTTCAAGGAAGAGGCTTTTCGCTATTTCAGCCGGTCACAGGTGGTCAGTTCCTTCAGTGAGGAGGAGAGGAGGATTATCAACCGGCTTCGGAAAGAGAAGTATATGCGGGATGAATGGATATTAAAAATACCTTAA
- a CDS encoding dihydrolipoamide acetyltransferase family protein encodes MSRFEIKMPKLGESITEGTIVSWSVKVGDMIQEDDVLFEVNTAKVSAEIPSPVAGKVVDILYKEGDTVAVGTVVAIINLDGEATSDEESIHEESVKEEEERWYSPIVIQLAREAKISKEELDSIQGTGYEGRLSKKDIKDYIDKKKRGSNKTSATVPSESVSPQSSPVEPKSAAPVAMSGVEVKEMDRVRRIIADHMVMSKKVSPHVTNVVEVDVTRLVIWREKNKDAFFRREGVKLTYMPMIAEAVAKALATYPQVNVSVDGYNILFKKHINVGIAVSLNDGNLIVPVVHDADRLSLNGLAVAIDSLALKARDNKLLPDDIDGGTFTITNFGTFKSLFGTPIINQPQVAILGVGYIEKKPAVVETPEGDTIAIRHKMYLSLSYDHRVVDGMLGGNFLHFIADYLENWKG; translated from the coding sequence ATGTCAAGATTCGAAATAAAAATGCCTAAGTTGGGCGAGAGTATAACAGAAGGGACGATCGTTTCCTGGTCTGTAAAAGTGGGTGATATGATTCAGGAAGATGATGTTCTTTTTGAAGTGAATACAGCTAAAGTAAGTGCTGAGATACCTTCTCCGGTAGCGGGAAAGGTTGTTGATATTTTATATAAAGAGGGAGATACCGTAGCGGTGGGTACGGTGGTCGCTATTATTAATTTGGATGGTGAAGCTACATCTGACGAAGAGAGTATCCATGAAGAAAGCGTAAAAGAGGAGGAAGAACGTTGGTATTCTCCCATTGTCATTCAGTTGGCAAGAGAAGCGAAGATTTCTAAGGAAGAACTGGACTCTATTCAGGGAACCGGTTATGAAGGACGGCTGAGTAAGAAAGATATTAAAGATTATATTGATAAAAAGAAAAGAGGAAGTAATAAAACGTCTGCTACCGTTCCTTCTGAATCTGTAAGTCCTCAATCTTCTCCGGTTGAACCTAAATCTGCTGCTCCTGTCGCAATGTCGGGAGTAGAAGTGAAGGAGATGGATCGTGTCCGCCGGATTATTGCCGACCACATGGTCATGTCCAAGAAAGTATCTCCGCATGTCACCAATGTGGTCGAAGTGGATGTCACCCGGTTAGTAATTTGGCGTGAGAAGAACAAAGATGCTTTCTTCCGTCGTGAAGGTGTGAAGTTGACCTATATGCCTATGATTGCGGAAGCCGTAGCGAAAGCATTGGCAACCTATCCGCAGGTGAATGTATCGGTGGATGGATACAATATTCTCTTCAAGAAACATATCAATGTGGGTATTGCCGTTTCTTTGAACGATGGAAATCTGATTGTGCCTGTAGTACATGATGCCGACCGTCTGAGTTTGAACGGACTGGCTGTTGCCATTGATTCTTTGGCTCTGAAGGCGAGAGACAATAAATTGCTGCCCGATGATATTGACGGTGGTACGTTTACTATTACTAACTTCGGTACATTCAAGAGTTTGTTTGGAACCCCTATCATTAACCAGCCTCAGGTTGCCATTCTGGGTGTAGGTTATATTGAAAAGAAACCTGCTGTTGTAGAGACTCCGGAGGGGGATACGATTGCTATCCGTCATAAAATGTACCTTTCTTTGTCTTATGACCATCGTGTAGTGGATGGAATGCTGGGAGGGAATTTCCTCCATTTTATAGCTGATTACCTGGAAAACTGGAAAGGTTGA
- a CDS encoding alpha-ketoacid dehydrogenase subunit alpha/beta, translating to MRKYDIKNTDVETLKKWYHLMTLGRALDEKAPSYLLQSLGWSYHAPYAGHDGIQLAIGQVFTLGEDFLFPYYRDMLTVLSAGMTAEEIILNGISKATDPGSGGRHMSNHFAKPEWHIENISSATGTHDLHAVGVARAMVYYGHKGVAITSHGESATSEGFVYEAINGASLERLPVIFVIQDNGYGISVPKSEQTANRKVAENFSGFKNLKIIYCNGKDVFDSMNAMTEAREYAISTRNPVIVQANCVRIGSHSNSDKHTLYRDENELEYVKDADPLMKFRRMLLRYKRLTEEELQQIEANAKKELSAANRKALAAPDPDPKSIYDFVMPEPYQPQKYKDGTHDAEGEKTFLVNAINETLKAEFRHNPDTFIWGQDVANKEKGGVFNVTKGMQQEFGEARVFSAPIAEDYIVGTANGMSRFDPKIHVVIEGAEFADYFWPAVEQYVECTHEYWRSNGKFAPNITLRLASGGYIGGGLYHSQNIEGALTTLPGARIVCPSFADDAAGLLRTSMRSKGFTLFLEPKALYNSVEAAAVVPEDFEVPFGKARIRREGADLSIITYGNTTHFCLNAAERLEKEKGWKVEVIDIRSLIPLDKETIFESVKKTSKALVVHEDKVFSGFGAELAAMIGGEMFRYLDGPVQRVGSTFTPVGFNPILEKEILPDEAKIYEAARKLLEY from the coding sequence ATGAGAAAGTATGATATAAAAAATACAGATGTCGAAACTTTGAAGAAGTGGTATCATCTGATGACATTAGGGCGTGCGCTGGATGAGAAGGCTCCGTCTTACTTATTGCAATCTCTAGGTTGGTCTTACCATGCTCCCTATGCGGGGCATGATGGAATCCAACTGGCCATCGGGCAAGTCTTTACTCTTGGCGAAGATTTCCTGTTTCCCTATTACCGGGATATGCTGACCGTACTATCTGCCGGAATGACTGCAGAGGAAATTATCCTGAACGGTATCTCAAAGGCAACAGATCCCGGAAGCGGAGGACGTCATATGTCGAACCATTTTGCCAAACCTGAATGGCATATCGAGAACATCTCTTCCGCAACAGGAACACATGACCTTCATGCGGTGGGTGTGGCAAGGGCAATGGTATATTATGGGCATAAAGGAGTGGCTATCACCTCGCATGGAGAATCGGCGACTTCCGAAGGATTTGTCTATGAGGCCATCAATGGTGCCAGCCTCGAACGGCTTCCTGTCATTTTTGTAATACAAGATAACGGCTATGGAATTTCCGTTCCTAAATCGGAACAGACTGCTAACCGGAAAGTGGCGGAGAATTTTTCCGGTTTCAAGAATCTGAAGATTATCTATTGCAACGGAAAAGATGTATTCGATTCGATGAATGCCATGACTGAGGCTCGTGAATATGCTATCAGCACGCGTAATCCGGTGATTGTACAAGCTAACTGTGTTCGTATCGGTTCCCATTCCAATTCGGATAAGCATACCTTATACCGGGATGAGAACGAACTGGAATATGTGAAGGATGCCGACCCGTTGATGAAATTTCGACGAATGTTGTTGCGCTACAAGCGTTTGACTGAAGAAGAACTGCAACAAATAGAAGCTAATGCTAAAAAAGAGTTGTCTGCTGCCAACCGGAAAGCTTTGGCTGCTCCCGATCCTGATCCTAAGAGTATTTATGATTTTGTAATGCCGGAACCCTACCAACCGCAGAAATATAAGGATGGAACTCATGATGCGGAAGGGGAAAAGACTTTCTTGGTCAATGCGATTAACGAAACATTGAAAGCTGAGTTTCGTCATAATCCCGATACGTTTATCTGGGGGCAGGACGTTGCCAATAAGGAAAAAGGCGGTGTGTTTAATGTAACGAAAGGTATGCAGCAAGAATTTGGGGAAGCACGTGTGTTCAGTGCCCCGATAGCTGAAGATTATATTGTAGGTACAGCTAATGGAATGAGCCGCTTTGATCCAAAGATTCATGTTGTGATAGAAGGAGCGGAGTTTGCCGATTATTTTTGGCCTGCTGTCGAACAATATGTGGAATGTACGCATGAATATTGGCGTAGCAATGGAAAGTTTGCTCCTAACATCACCCTGCGTTTGGCTTCCGGTGGTTATATTGGCGGAGGACTTTATCATTCTCAAAACATAGAAGGTGCTTTGACCACTTTGCCCGGAGCACGTATTGTCTGTCCGTCTTTTGCGGATGATGCAGCCGGGCTACTCCGTACCAGTATGCGTTCCAAAGGTTTTACTTTATTCCTTGAGCCGAAAGCATTGTATAATTCCGTTGAGGCTGCTGCAGTCGTACCGGAAGATTTTGAAGTTCCTTTCGGAAAGGCACGTATTCGTCGTGAAGGGGCAGATCTAAGTATCATTACGTATGGAAATACAACGCATTTCTGTCTGAATGCTGCGGAACGGTTGGAGAAAGAAAAGGGGTGGAAAGTAGAGGTTATAGATATCCGTTCTTTGATTCCTTTGGACAAGGAAACGATATTCGAATCAGTGAAAAAGACGAGTAAGGCATTGGTTGTACATGAAGATAAAGTTTTCTCCGGCTTTGGAGCGGAGCTTGCCGCAATGATAGGTGGAGAGATGTTTCGCTATTTGGACGGACCTGTGCAACGTGTCGGCTCTACCTTTACACCCGTCGGTTTCAATCCTATTTTGGAAAAGGAGATTTTGCCGGATGAAGCTAAGATCTATGAAGCAGCCAGGAAGTTATTAGAATATTAA
- a CDS encoding flavodoxin, whose protein sequence is MKKIGLFYAAKAEKTSWVAERIQKEFGESHIEAVPIEQAWQNDFAAYDCFIVGASTWFDGELPTYWDELLPELRTMDLKGKKVAIFGLGDQVRYPENFADGIGLLAEVFEEDGAALVGFTSSEGYTFERSRALRGNQWCGLVIDLDNQSDQAKKKIKDWCEQVKKEFA, encoded by the coding sequence ATGAAGAAGATAGGTTTGTTTTATGCTGCCAAAGCTGAGAAAACGAGTTGGGTGGCGGAAAGAATACAGAAAGAATTCGGTGAAAGTCATATAGAAGCGGTACCGATAGAACAGGCTTGGCAGAACGATTTTGCCGCTTATGATTGTTTTATTGTCGGAGCCTCCACTTGGTTTGACGGAGAGTTGCCTACTTATTGGGACGAGCTGTTGCCGGAGCTTAGAACGATGGATTTGAAAGGAAAGAAGGTAGCTATCTTTGGATTGGGAGATCAGGTACGCTATCCGGAAAACTTTGCCGATGGTATCGGGCTATTGGCAGAAGTATTCGAAGAAGACGGGGCGGCATTGGTGGGCTTTACTTCTTCGGAAGGATATACTTTTGAGCGTTCCAGAGCATTGCGTGGCAATCAGTGGTGTGGGTTGGTTATCGACTTGGATAATCAGTCGGACCAGGCAAAAAAGAAAATCAAGGATTGGTGTGAACAGGTAAAAAAGGAGTTTGCGTAA
- the prmA gene encoding 50S ribosomal protein L11 methyltransferase: MKYFEFTFHTNPSTEIVNDVLAAVLGETGFESFVENENGLTAYIQQTLCDETSIKNAIAEFPLPDTEITYTYAEAEDKDWNEEWEKNFFQPIIIGDRCVIHSTFHQDVPKAEYDIVINPQMAFGTGHHETTSLIIEELLDSELKDKSLLDMGCGTSILAILARMKGAHPCTAIDIDEWCVRNSIENIELNHVDNIAVSQGDASSLSGKGPFDVVIANINRNILLNDMKQYVTCMHPGTELYMSGFYVDDIPAIREEAEKNGLTYIHHKEKNRWAAVKFIYKV, translated from the coding sequence ATGAAGTATTTTGAGTTCACTTTTCATACGAATCCGTCCACAGAGATTGTAAATGATGTATTAGCTGCTGTATTAGGCGAAACCGGCTTCGAGAGTTTTGTTGAAAACGAGAACGGATTAACCGCATATATCCAACAAACTTTATGTGACGAAACCTCCATAAAGAATGCAATCGCCGAATTTCCCCTACCCGATACGGAAATCACCTATACATATGCAGAAGCAGAAGACAAGGACTGGAACGAGGAATGGGAAAAGAATTTCTTTCAACCGATTATCATCGGTGACCGCTGTGTAATCCACAGCACATTTCATCAGGATGTTCCTAAAGCAGAATACGATATCGTAATCAATCCGCAAATGGCTTTCGGTACAGGACATCACGAGACTACCAGCCTTATTATCGAAGAACTGTTGGATAGCGAGCTGAAAGATAAATCATTGCTGGATATGGGTTGTGGAACTTCTATTCTCGCCATCCTTGCACGAATGAAAGGCGCACATCCATGTACCGCTATCGACATCGACGAATGGTGTGTACGAAACTCTATCGAAAACATCGAATTGAACCACGTAGATAATATTGCCGTTTCTCAAGGAGATGCCTCTTCACTTTCCGGAAAAGGGCCGTTTGATGTGGTTATAGCTAATATTAACCGCAATATCCTACTGAATGATATGAAACAATATGTCACTTGTATGCATCCCGGAACGGAACTATACATGAGCGGATTTTATGTGGATGACATCCCTGCTATCCGCGAAGAAGCGGAAAAGAACGGACTGACTTATATCCATCACAAAGAAAAGAATCGCTGGGCGGCAGTGAAATTCATTTATAAAGTTTAA